In Capricornis sumatraensis isolate serow.1 chromosome 16, serow.2, whole genome shotgun sequence, a genomic segment contains:
- the LOC138093174 gene encoding calcitonin, which produces MGFGKSSPFLAFSILVLCQAGSLQATPLRSALETLPDPGALSEKEGRLLLAALVKAYVQRKTNELEQEEEQEETEDSSLDSSRAKRCSNLSTCVLSAYWKDLNNYHRYSGMGFGPETPGKKRDIANSLEKDLSSHFGVPQDAN; this is translated from the exons ATGGGCTTCGGGAAATCCTCCCCCTTCCTGGCTTTCAGCATCTTGGTCCTGTGCCAGGCAGGCAGTCTCCAGGCGACACCACTCAG GTCAGCTTTGGAGACCCTCCCCGATCCTGGGGCACTCAGTGAGAAGGAAGGGCGCCTCCTGCTGGCCGCACTGGTGAAGGCCTATGTCCAGAGGAAGACCAACGagctggagcaggaggaggagcaggaggagacagaggactcCAG CCTGGACAGCTCCAGAGCTAAGCGGTGCAGTAATCTGAGTACCTGTGTGCTGAGTGCGTACTGGAAGGACTTGAACAACTATCATAGATACTCTGGCATGGGCTTCGGGCCTGAAACACCTGGCAAGAAAAGGGACATAGCCAACAGCTTGGAGAAGGACCTCTCCTCCCATTTTGGGGTGCCCCAGGATGCCAATTGA